Proteins co-encoded in one Bacillus sp. 2205SS5-2 genomic window:
- a CDS encoding oligosaccharide flippase family protein — MKRLFQGILLLTVAAFLGECLEFFINMTLAKQLGEEGLGHYMSILPIIFFIVIIASLELPVSLSKVIAENEREYHKSTLLYTMKWTIVLTSFFVTIGWLVFTVLPLFSSYHPLVRWLMVLLIPIVAFSSLSRGYFMGIGKLGKIAFSNFLRKVAQLLLLVLVFRFYDFSNEAALFVALCILIASESAVFLYLIQAYFLHWKSFRGLKHKHINPQEVGKALLAVSVPTTFLRVFHAVSHAIQPFLIKATLIQHGLQPSQATEQFGLLAGVAMTIGFFPGFIAHSLLVALIPAVSEAVSKDNRKKILMMLKSVLWGTTAYSIPVVLIYYYFGESLTNMFYTNTEATRYLQLLWPYFLIHFFVLPLQAFLIGFGLVKDALYHTIWATIVSFTVLYVLGSKTDLGMSGIIIGLNTGGLLLLLLHLYTLKVKLKISTPWGGTFNRFS, encoded by the coding sequence ATGAAAAGATTATTTCAAGGAATTCTTCTCTTAACAGTAGCGGCATTTTTAGGAGAGTGTTTAGAGTTTTTCATTAATATGACGTTAGCTAAGCAATTAGGAGAAGAAGGTTTAGGTCATTACATGTCCATTCTTCCTATCATCTTTTTTATTGTCATTATTGCTTCGCTGGAGTTACCAGTGTCATTGTCAAAAGTGATTGCAGAAAATGAAAGAGAGTACCACAAAAGCACCTTGCTTTATACGATGAAATGGACGATTGTCTTAACGAGTTTTTTTGTGACAATTGGGTGGCTAGTCTTTACCGTGCTACCTCTTTTTTCATCGTATCATCCACTTGTTAGATGGCTGATGGTATTGCTTATCCCTATCGTCGCGTTTTCTAGTTTGAGTAGAGGCTATTTTATGGGGATTGGCAAGTTAGGGAAAATCGCTTTTTCAAATTTTTTACGAAAAGTTGCGCAGCTTCTGTTGTTGGTGCTTGTTTTTCGTTTTTATGATTTTAGTAATGAAGCAGCTCTATTTGTTGCCCTCTGTATATTAATTGCTTCAGAATCAGCCGTTTTTCTCTATTTAATACAGGCTTATTTTCTTCACTGGAAAAGTTTCAGGGGGTTAAAGCATAAACACATCAATCCTCAAGAGGTTGGTAAGGCTCTATTAGCGGTGAGTGTACCGACAACCTTTTTGCGTGTGTTTCATGCCGTTTCACATGCCATTCAACCCTTCTTAATTAAAGCAACTCTTATCCAACATGGGCTTCAACCATCACAAGCTACCGAACAATTTGGGCTGCTAGCAGGAGTCGCCATGACGATTGGCTTTTTCCCTGGTTTTATTGCTCATTCCTTATTGGTTGCTTTAATTCCTGCCGTTTCAGAAGCAGTATCAAAAGATAATCGGAAGAAAATTTTGATGATGCTAAAAAGTGTGTTATGGGGAACGACGGCCTACAGTATTCCGGTGGTGCTCATTTATTATTATTTTGGAGAATCATTAACGAACATGTTTTATACGAATACAGAGGCGACACGCTATCTGCAATTATTATGGCCTTATTTCCTGATTCACTTCTTTGTTCTCCCTCTGCAAGCATTTTTAATCGGATTCGGTCTCGTTAAAGATGCACTTTATCACACGATATGGGCGACTATCGTTTCTTTTACGGTGTTATATGTATTAGGCTCCAAAACTGATCTCGGAATGAGTGGTATTATTATCGGTTTGAATACTGGTGGATTGCTTTTATTACTGTTACATCTCTATACGTTAAAGGTAAAACTCAAAATTTCTACACCCTGGGGGGGAACATTTAATCGATTTTCATAA
- a CDS encoding terpene cyclase/mutase family protein, with product MKAEAKEEMSRLIKVLQKKQGSDGSWDFPFDTGIKTDAYMIILLRSLKIKKYESLIQDLVGRIESRQDMSGGWKLFHDEKQPNLSLTIEAYYALLYSGYCSDQDHNITMAEDVIRKGGGIDKADMFTKLTLAITGQYSWPSFFPIPVEFMLLPPSFPINFFDLSVFGRANLAPLLLLSEAKYQRKTKKSPDLSSLLLRKGTDGWKEYRTSEWSTFSSHIQQGVRSLIGLPWELRRVAKQKTKTYMLERIEEDGTLLSYFSSTFFMIFALLSLGYKRTDITIQEAVKGLLKMKCTIHGYPHMQYTTANVWNTTLISHTLQEAGVNENESVVKKANEYIMKRQHVLYGDWQINADGSLPGGWGFSDVNTINPDVDDTTAALRAMASGVYQDPSFHAAWSRGIAWILALQNEDGGWPAFERMVNKKVVHLLPIQKPEFLLTDPSTPDLTGRTLEYLGNFVHLKKPYTLIDKGKKWLYLHQENDGSWYGRWGICYIYGTWSALTGLMAVGERRDKQAIQRAVTWLKNIQNPDGGWGESCNSDIEKKYIPLKKSTLTHTAWALDALISVEKESSEIDRGIHYLIKYGEKEDWTTSYPKGQGMAASFYIHYHSYQYIFPLLALSHYVKK from the coding sequence TTGAAGGCGGAAGCAAAAGAGGAGATGTCGCGTCTTATTAAGGTTTTGCAAAAAAAACAGGGAAGTGACGGGTCATGGGATTTCCCATTTGATACAGGAATAAAAACAGACGCTTACATGATTATTTTGTTGCGTTCTTTAAAAATAAAAAAATATGAATCTCTCATTCAAGACCTGGTGGGGCGGATTGAAAGCCGGCAAGATATGAGCGGAGGCTGGAAACTATTTCATGATGAGAAGCAGCCAAATCTCTCGCTAACTATTGAAGCTTACTATGCGCTATTATATTCTGGTTATTGCTCAGACCAAGATCATAATATAACTATGGCAGAAGATGTCATTCGGAAAGGGGGAGGTATTGATAAGGCAGATATGTTTACGAAGCTTACACTAGCGATAACAGGGCAATATTCATGGCCTTCGTTTTTCCCCATTCCAGTAGAATTCATGTTGCTGCCCCCAAGTTTTCCAATCAATTTCTTTGATTTATCTGTTTTTGGTCGTGCCAACTTAGCGCCTTTATTGCTATTAAGCGAAGCGAAGTATCAACGGAAAACGAAAAAATCCCCAGATTTATCTTCCTTGTTACTAAGAAAAGGTACCGATGGTTGGAAGGAATACCGAACGAGTGAGTGGAGCACCTTCTCTAGTCATATTCAGCAAGGAGTCCGTTCTCTTATTGGGTTACCATGGGAACTTAGAAGAGTCGCCAAGCAAAAAACGAAAACCTATATGTTAGAGAGAATCGAAGAAGATGGAACCTTGCTCAGTTACTTTAGCTCTACCTTTTTTATGATTTTTGCTCTTCTATCATTAGGGTATAAACGAACCGATATAACAATCCAAGAAGCTGTAAAAGGACTACTGAAGATGAAGTGTACAATACATGGCTATCCTCATATGCAATACACAACAGCGAATGTTTGGAATACCACGTTGATTAGTCATACCTTGCAAGAAGCAGGAGTGAATGAAAATGAGTCGGTGGTCAAAAAAGCAAACGAGTATATTATGAAGCGGCAACATGTTTTGTACGGCGATTGGCAGATTAATGCAGATGGCTCGTTACCTGGTGGATGGGGGTTTTCTGATGTTAATACGATCAATCCTGATGTCGATGATACGACTGCTGCGTTACGAGCCATGGCAAGTGGTGTCTATCAAGACCCCTCCTTCCACGCCGCCTGGTCAAGAGGTATTGCTTGGATTTTAGCGTTGCAAAACGAGGATGGTGGTTGGCCGGCATTTGAACGGATGGTAAACAAAAAAGTGGTTCACCTTTTACCTATACAAAAACCTGAATTTTTACTCACAGATCCTTCTACCCCCGATTTAACAGGTAGAACACTTGAGTATTTAGGTAATTTTGTTCATTTAAAAAAGCCATATACCTTAATTGATAAAGGGAAGAAGTGGTTGTATTTGCATCAAGAAAATGACGGGTCATGGTATGGGCGATGGGGGATTTGTTATATATATGGAACATGGAGTGCTTTAACTGGCTTAATGGCTGTCGGTGAAAGGAGAGATAAACAAGCGATTCAACGGGCTGTTACATGGTTGAAAAATATTCAAAACCCAGATGGAGGTTGGGGAGAATCCTGCAATAGTGATATCGAAAAAAAATATATACCATTAAAGAAAAGTACCCTCACACATACAGCCTGGGCATTGGATGCCTTAATTTCAGTTGAAAAAGAAAGTAGTGAAATTGATCGAGGTATCCATTATTTAATCAAATATGGTGAAAAGGAAGATTGGACTACATCGTATCCGAAGGGCCAAGGAATGGCAGCGAGTTTTTATATTCATTATCATAGCTACCAGTATATTTTTCCGCTATTGGCATTAAGCCATTACGTAAAAAAATAA
- a CDS encoding TspO/MBR family protein — protein MVKLVLNILAYLLVVIVNFLANALPLNGQTTGEISDKVQVLFTPAGYVFSIWGLIYLLLGLWVLRQFPKSRRNLPLYQSTSVWFVLSCLLNSTWIFLWHYNYFTLSVVIMISLLLTLIALYGNAKRSDPSFLDIAPFSLYLGWISVATIANISFTLEFYEWSGWGLSDITWTIILLFTGTILAIFFTTREKDWLYPLVFVWAFIGIGVKNQDLEPAITTTAYGLAVTTLILSLLIYFRKR, from the coding sequence ATGGTGAAGTTAGTCTTAAACATCTTGGCCTATCTTCTAGTGGTCATTGTCAACTTTTTAGCCAACGCCTTACCGCTCAACGGTCAAACAACAGGTGAGATATCGGACAAAGTACAAGTTCTGTTCACTCCCGCTGGTTATGTTTTCAGTATTTGGGGACTGATATATTTACTGCTTGGGCTGTGGGTACTGCGACAATTCCCTAAAAGCCGACGTAACCTGCCACTTTATCAAAGTACTAGTGTTTGGTTTGTACTTAGCTGTTTATTAAATTCCACCTGGATTTTCTTATGGCATTATAACTATTTTACACTCTCGGTCGTTATCATGATTTCCTTACTCCTCACACTCATTGCCCTTTATGGTAATGCAAAGAGAAGTGATCCGTCCTTTTTAGATATCGCTCCATTTTCTCTTTATCTTGGTTGGATTAGCGTTGCCACCATTGCGAATATCAGTTTCACTCTAGAATTCTATGAGTGGAGTGGCTGGGGATTGTCTGATATTACATGGACGATTATTTTATTATTTACAGGGACGATTTTAGCCATTTTCTTTACTACTCGAGAAAAGGACTGGTTGTATCCACTTGTTTTTGTCTGGGCATTTATTGGCATCGGAGTAAAAAACCAAGACCTCGAACCTGCAATTACCACAACAGCTTATGGTTTAGCCGTAACGACCCTAATTCTCTCATTGCTAATTTACTTTAGAAAGCGTTAG
- a CDS encoding M3 family oligoendopeptidase yields MTYKEVWDLEEFFPGGSDSALFREHMDDLEEKIMLFTEKENLFNSPTAKNVLEMIEPATNVMLHLRQAGAFIGCLQAQNMNDRKADSLRGELTSMSAAFQTSFNSFQQKLAQTNDDDWINLVQDERLNELSFVLNEWQTKAKEKLSNEEEALIQALAVDGYHGWGEMYDTIVGSMEIEVEVDGESKRLSIGQANNLSSHSDSKVRQEVMKKLESAWQEKEELFARTLNHLGGYRLQVYKARGWNEVLKEPLGYNRMQQETLDAMWGAISQYKDAFVGYLNRKAKLLGKDKLSWSDLDAPVSTATSEMTFDEGAHFIQKHFRKFGPEMADFAKQAFENEWIEAEDRPGKRPGGFCTLFPLSEQSRIFMTYSGSMSNVATLAHELGHAFHSYALRPMHTLNRNYAMNVAETASTFAEMIVADAAVKEATTEKEKIALVEDKLQRSVALFMNIYARFLFETKFYEERRQGIVSAKRLNELMEGAQKEAYGEALSDYHPHFWASKLHFYITSVPFYNFPYTFGYLFSLSIYAKALEEGEGYEEKYMNLLRDTAVMNVEELVMKHLGEDVTKQAFWEKGVKLCVEDVEEFLRLTK; encoded by the coding sequence TTGACATACAAAGAGGTTTGGGACTTAGAAGAATTTTTTCCAGGTGGAAGTGATTCGGCTTTATTTCGAGAGCATATGGATGATTTGGAAGAAAAAATAATGCTCTTTACGGAAAAAGAAAATCTGTTCAATTCTCCAACAGCAAAAAACGTGTTGGAAATGATTGAACCAGCAACGAATGTCATGCTTCATTTGCGCCAAGCTGGTGCATTCATCGGCTGCCTTCAAGCCCAAAATATGAATGACCGCAAAGCAGATTCTCTTCGCGGTGAATTGACGTCAATGAGTGCTGCGTTTCAAACGAGCTTTAATTCGTTTCAACAAAAGCTTGCTCAGACAAATGATGATGATTGGATTAACTTGGTTCAAGATGAAAGATTAAATGAATTAAGCTTTGTATTAAATGAGTGGCAGACGAAAGCAAAAGAAAAGCTTTCAAATGAAGAAGAAGCATTAATTCAAGCTCTAGCTGTCGATGGTTATCATGGATGGGGAGAGATGTATGACACTATTGTTGGATCGATGGAAATTGAAGTAGAGGTAGACGGGGAAAGTAAACGTCTATCAATAGGCCAAGCAAATAATCTTTCAAGTCACAGTGATTCTAAGGTTCGTCAAGAAGTAATGAAGAAGCTAGAGTCCGCTTGGCAAGAAAAAGAAGAGCTGTTTGCACGTACATTAAATCATCTTGGAGGCTATCGTTTACAAGTTTACAAGGCGCGTGGGTGGAACGAAGTATTAAAAGAGCCATTAGGCTATAATCGCATGCAACAAGAAACTCTAGATGCTATGTGGGGAGCTATTAGTCAATACAAGGATGCTTTTGTCGGTTATTTAAACCGAAAAGCAAAGCTATTAGGGAAAGATAAATTATCGTGGTCAGACTTAGATGCACCGGTCTCTACAGCTACAAGCGAAATGACGTTTGACGAAGGAGCTCACTTTATTCAGAAGCACTTTCGCAAATTTGGCCCAGAGATGGCAGATTTTGCGAAACAGGCTTTTGAAAACGAGTGGATTGAAGCAGAGGATCGCCCTGGAAAGCGCCCAGGCGGGTTCTGCACCCTTTTTCCATTAAGTGAACAATCACGAATTTTTATGACGTATTCTGGATCGATGTCGAATGTGGCAACTCTTGCACACGAACTCGGTCATGCCTTTCATTCGTATGCCCTACGTCCGATGCATACTCTAAACCGTAATTATGCAATGAATGTAGCCGAAACCGCCTCAACATTCGCAGAAATGATCGTAGCTGATGCGGCTGTAAAAGAAGCAACGACTGAAAAGGAGAAAATCGCCCTTGTGGAAGATAAGTTACAGCGGAGTGTCGCTTTATTTATGAATATCTATGCTCGCTTTTTATTTGAAACAAAATTTTATGAAGAGCGTCGCCAAGGGATTGTTTCCGCCAAACGATTAAATGAATTGATGGAGGGTGCGCAGAAAGAAGCCTACGGTGAAGCATTAAGCGATTATCATCCTCATTTCTGGGCATCTAAATTACATTTTTATATTACAAGTGTGCCATTTTATAATTTCCCTTACACTTTCGGTTACCTTTTTTCATTAAGCATTTATGCAAAAGCGCTTGAAGAAGGAGAGGGGTATGAGGAGAAGTACATGAATCTTTTGCGTGATACCGCCGTTATGAATGTAGAAGAGCTGGTTATGAAACACTTAGGTGAAGATGTAACGAAGCAGGCATTCTGGGAAAAAGGCGTTAAGCTATGTGTGGAAGATGTAGAAGAGTTTTTAAGATTAACAAAATAA
- the pflB gene encoding formate C-acetyltransferase, with the protein MYWEGFEKSKWTEEIDVRDFIQRNYSPYDGDDTFLAGPTEATTTLWENVMALDKEERDRGGVWDMDTKKVSTITSHGAGYLDKELEKVVGVQTDKPFKRSLQPFGGIRMAKAALQSYGYELDEEVEKVFSDYRKTHNQGVFDAYSPEMMMARKAGIITGLPDAYGRGRIIGDYRRVALYGVDFLIQMKKEDMKTLGEEVMIENVIRDREEHAEQIRALQELKELATIYGFDISKPATTAKEAFQSLYFAYLAAIKEQNGAAMSLGRVSTFLDIYIERDIEAGRLQEEEAQELVDHFIMKLRLVKFARTPDYNELFSGDPTWVTEAIGGMGIDGRSLVTKNSFRFLNSLTNLGAAPEPNLTVLWSTKLPDNFKKYCAKMSIETSSIQYESDDLMISDYGDDYGIACCVSAMRIGKQMQFFGARANLAKALLYAINGGMDEKLKIQVAPQFAKIEGEYLEFDEVMEKYDQVMDWLAKLYVNTLNVIHYMHDKYSYERIEMALHDRDILRTMASGIAGLSVVADSLSAIKYAKVKVIRDEDGVAVDYEVEGEYPQYGNNDDRVDELAVDLVKRFMNKLKTHQTYRNSVTTMSILTITSNVVYGKKTGSTPDGREAGQPFAPGANPLHGRDKKGALASLSSVAKIPYSHSQDGVSNTFSIVPKALGKDDDTQQRNLVALLDGYSVKQGHHLNINVFNRETLLDAMDHPENYPQLTIRVSGYAVNFIKLTREQQIDVINRTFHEMM; encoded by the coding sequence ATGTATTGGGAAGGATTTGAAAAAAGTAAGTGGACAGAAGAAATTGACGTTAGAGACTTTATTCAACGCAATTATTCTCCATATGATGGAGATGATACTTTCTTAGCAGGACCGACAGAAGCAACGACAACCTTATGGGAAAATGTGATGGCATTAGATAAAGAAGAGCGAGATCGTGGTGGCGTTTGGGATATGGATACGAAAAAGGTTTCCACCATCACTTCTCACGGTGCAGGTTACTTAGATAAAGAATTGGAAAAAGTGGTTGGCGTCCAAACGGATAAACCTTTTAAGCGTTCTCTGCAACCGTTCGGAGGAATTCGAATGGCAAAGGCCGCTCTTCAGTCCTATGGATATGAACTTGATGAAGAAGTTGAAAAAGTATTTAGTGATTACCGCAAAACGCATAACCAAGGAGTATTTGATGCTTATTCACCTGAAATGATGATGGCTAGAAAAGCAGGTATAATTACAGGTTTACCAGATGCCTATGGTCGAGGAAGAATTATCGGTGATTATCGCCGGGTAGCACTATATGGTGTTGATTTCTTAATTCAAATGAAAAAAGAAGATATGAAAACGCTTGGCGAAGAGGTTATGATTGAAAATGTTATTCGCGATCGCGAAGAGCATGCAGAACAAATTCGTGCTCTCCAAGAATTGAAAGAGCTTGCAACCATTTATGGATTTGATATTTCAAAACCAGCAACAACTGCAAAAGAAGCTTTTCAATCTCTATATTTTGCCTATTTGGCTGCTATAAAAGAACAAAACGGTGCGGCAATGAGTCTTGGTCGTGTATCTACTTTCTTAGACATCTATATTGAAAGAGATATCGAAGCAGGTAGATTGCAAGAAGAGGAAGCTCAAGAACTAGTGGATCATTTTATTATGAAGCTTCGTTTAGTGAAGTTTGCTAGAACACCAGATTATAACGAGCTATTCTCTGGAGACCCAACTTGGGTAACAGAAGCAATCGGTGGAATGGGAATTGATGGACGTTCACTAGTAACGAAAAATTCTTTCCGTTTCTTAAACAGTCTAACCAATTTAGGAGCTGCTCCAGAGCCTAACTTAACGGTATTATGGTCAACGAAATTACCAGATAATTTCAAGAAATATTGTGCTAAAATGTCCATTGAAACAAGCTCGATTCAGTATGAAAGCGATGACTTAATGATTTCTGATTACGGTGATGACTATGGTATTGCTTGCTGTGTATCAGCAATGAGAATCGGGAAGCAAATGCAATTCTTCGGTGCAAGAGCGAATTTAGCGAAGGCATTGTTATATGCCATTAATGGTGGAATGGATGAAAAGTTAAAAATCCAAGTCGCTCCACAATTCGCTAAAATTGAAGGAGAATACCTTGAATTTGACGAAGTAATGGAGAAGTATGATCAAGTAATGGATTGGCTAGCAAAGCTTTATGTTAATACGCTAAATGTCATTCATTATATGCATGATAAGTATTCATACGAGCGGATTGAAATGGCGTTACATGATCGTGATATCCTTCGTACAATGGCGAGTGGTATCGCTGGCTTATCTGTTGTTGCTGATTCCTTAAGTGCAATTAAATATGCTAAAGTTAAGGTGATTCGTGACGAAGATGGTGTTGCTGTTGATTATGAAGTAGAAGGAGAATATCCTCAATACGGAAACAATGACGATCGAGTTGACGAGCTTGCGGTTGATCTTGTCAAACGTTTTATGAATAAACTAAAAACGCATCAAACCTACCGTAACTCTGTCACAACGATGTCCATTTTAACCATTACAAGTAATGTCGTATACGGCAAGAAAACAGGTAGCACACCTGACGGACGTGAAGCAGGTCAACCATTTGCACCAGGTGCGAACCCATTACATGGTCGCGATAAAAAGGGTGCTCTTGCTTCATTAAGCTCAGTTGCTAAAATACCTTACAGCCATTCGCAAGACGGTGTTTCCAATACATTTAGTATCGTTCCAAAAGCTTTAGGAAAAGACGATGATACACAGCAACGAAATCTTGTTGCATTACTAGATGGATATTCTGTTAAACAAGGACATCACTTGAATATTAACGTCTTCAATCGTGAAACCTTACTTGACGCAATGGACCACCCAGAAAATTATCCACAGTTAACCATTCGTGTATCAGGGTATGCTGTAAACTTTATTAAACTAACTAGAGAACAACAAATAGACGTCATTAATCGTACATTCCATGAAATGATGTAA